In Paenibacillus sp. BIC5C1, a genomic segment contains:
- a CDS encoding anhydro-N-acetylmuramic acid kinase: protein MDKGSYPMWEQYRLKREHYIIGLMSGTSLDGTDAALVRILTDDSGALQKIDLVDFVCVPYSNELREVLIRLCSPETARVDELTAAHFGVSEWYAHSVRELIRSSGISSGQVDAISMHGQTVWHAPVASAFPGPAGESLPVVSTLQIGESAVVRERTGLPVIGNLRARDMAAGGEGAPLTPYADALMFRSPEEGRLVQNIGGIGNVTVLPSASSNEGISAFDTGPGNMVMDAIVRQATGGRQHYDPNGSIAAQGKFDQDLIDLCLDDTYFKRLPPKSTGREVYGVAYASRLMEMAAARSLSLEDTLATATCLTAETIVRAVKDFILPKVHISAMLACGGGTSNATLMEMIRQRLPEGIRLERTADYGIPDDAREAIGFALLGHEALMGRTNTLPAVTGAKHAVISGHLTL, encoded by the coding sequence ATGGATAAAGGCAGCTATCCGATGTGGGAGCAATATCGCTTGAAACGGGAGCATTACATCATTGGACTGATGTCAGGCACGTCCCTCGACGGGACGGATGCGGCATTGGTGCGTATTCTGACAGATGACAGCGGGGCATTGCAAAAGATCGATCTGGTTGACTTCGTCTGCGTACCGTACTCCAATGAATTGAGAGAAGTGCTGATTCGACTATGTTCACCAGAGACGGCACGCGTGGATGAGCTGACGGCTGCACATTTTGGCGTATCGGAGTGGTATGCTCACAGTGTCAGAGAGCTTATTCGATCCTCAGGAATCTCATCCGGTCAGGTGGATGCGATCAGCATGCACGGACAGACTGTATGGCACGCACCAGTAGCCTCGGCTTTTCCAGGCCCAGCAGGCGAGAGTCTTCCAGTAGTATCCACGTTACAGATTGGCGAAAGCGCCGTTGTACGTGAACGAACGGGCCTGCCAGTGATCGGCAATTTGCGGGCACGGGATATGGCGGCTGGCGGGGAGGGAGCGCCACTTACCCCTTATGCCGATGCGTTGATGTTCCGCAGTCCGGAGGAAGGACGTCTGGTGCAAAATATCGGCGGTATTGGCAACGTTACGGTGCTGCCATCAGCGTCTTCTAATGAAGGCATTTCGGCTTTTGATACGGGACCTGGCAATATGGTGATGGACGCGATCGTACGCCAGGCGACAGGTGGGCGGCAGCACTATGATCCGAATGGAAGCATCGCCGCACAGGGAAAGTTCGATCAGGATCTGATAGATCTCTGTTTGGACGATACCTATTTCAAAAGGCTGCCTCCCAAGAGTACCGGACGTGAAGTGTACGGTGTGGCATACGCATCACGCTTGATGGAGATGGCCGCTGCGCGTTCCTTATCCCTGGAAGATACGCTGGCTACCGCCACTTGTCTGACCGCGGAGACGATCGTGAGAGCAGTGAAGGATTTTATCCTGCCTAAGGTGCACATATCGGCTATGCTCGCCTGCGGTGGCGGCACTTCCAATGCCACGTTAATGGAGATGATCCGTCAGAGACTCCCGGAAGGCATCCGTTTGGAGCGAACAGCGGACTATGGTATACCAGATGATGCCCGCGAAGCCATTGGATTTGCCCTCCTTGGCCATGAGGCACTTATGGGTAGAACGAACACGCTCCCGGCAGTAACCGGCGCAAAACACGCCGTAATATCGGGCCACCTGACACTGTAG
- a CDS encoding MurR/RpiR family transcriptional regulator has protein sequence MKGGLVRLRALMDDLTPSERKIGAYILDHPQETVQSSVAQLSERSGGSPAAIIRLCKSLGVTGFQELKLKIAGDLQTGEQYQYTEIRPQDSMESIIQHVSANNIQSVKDTVHILDPRLVEQAVDVLHRANRIFFYGVGASNLIALDAHYKFMRINRTSFSFADPHMQISSATTLREDDAVVCISYSGETSNVISCLKHAREGGAATISITKWGSNTLSSLADVPLMITSTESDIRSGATSSRIAQLNVIDILYLAIASRDYNQSVEYLEKSRQAILEHK, from the coding sequence ATGAAAGGTGGACTTGTACGTTTACGCGCATTAATGGATGACTTGACTCCGTCGGAACGGAAGATCGGAGCTTACATTCTCGATCATCCCCAAGAGACGGTTCAGTCCTCGGTGGCACAGCTGTCTGAACGGAGCGGGGGCAGCCCGGCTGCCATTATCCGTCTCTGCAAATCACTGGGTGTAACGGGTTTTCAGGAGCTGAAGCTGAAGATTGCCGGAGATTTGCAGACAGGTGAGCAATATCAATATACGGAGATTCGTCCCCAGGACTCCATGGAGAGCATTATTCAGCATGTGTCCGCAAACAATATTCAATCGGTGAAGGATACCGTTCATATTTTGGACCCGCGTCTGGTGGAACAGGCAGTGGATGTGCTTCATCGGGCAAACCGGATCTTTTTCTACGGGGTGGGGGCCTCCAACCTGATTGCGCTGGATGCACACTACAAGTTCATGCGAATCAATCGCACAAGCTTTTCGTTCGCCGATCCGCATATGCAGATTTCGTCCGCAACGACGCTTCGCGAAGATGATGCGGTGGTATGTATCTCGTATTCAGGGGAGACTTCGAACGTAATCTCCTGTCTGAAGCATGCTCGTGAAGGCGGCGCTGCAACGATTAGCATTACCAAGTGGGGGAGTAATACGCTCAGCAGTCTGGCGGATGTACCCCTGATGATTACTTCCACCGAAAGCGATATCCGGAGCGGAGCAACTTCGTCACGCATCGCACAGCTGAACGTGATCGACATTTTGTATCTGGCGATTGCCAGCCGCGACTACAACCAGTCGGTAGAATATTTGGAGAAGAGCCGGCAGGCTATTCTGGAGCATAAGTGA
- the murQ gene encoding N-acetylmuramic acid 6-phosphate etherase, giving the protein MNHMLNSLLTEQPNPLTDHIDELPSTEIMELINKEDQRIAELIQPLIPVIAQAADRILEAFQSGGRLFYVGAGTSGRLGILDASECPPTYGTPPSMVQGIIAGGFRAVKDPVEGAEDSEELGATDLDEHGLDENDVVVGIAASGRTPYVLGAMRHAKKIGATVISLSNNAGTPMTLLADVSIEAVVGPEVVMGSTRMKAGSAQKMILNMLTTTAMIRLGKVYRNFMVDLNPSNEKLVHRAKRMIHLATGANEADIEQAFAGADGHVKTAIVMLMAGVDAVEAQRRLDLADGFVRAAIVGPS; this is encoded by the coding sequence ATGAATCACATGCTGAACTCACTACTAACGGAACAACCCAATCCACTAACGGATCATATAGATGAATTGCCTTCGACAGAAATTATGGAGTTAATTAATAAGGAAGATCAACGGATTGCGGAGCTCATTCAACCCCTGATTCCGGTCATTGCCCAAGCGGCGGACCGAATCTTGGAGGCCTTTCAGTCTGGCGGCAGGCTGTTCTATGTAGGTGCAGGAACCAGTGGACGATTGGGGATACTTGACGCTTCGGAATGCCCACCTACCTACGGAACCCCGCCCTCCATGGTACAGGGTATTATCGCAGGGGGATTCCGGGCAGTGAAGGACCCGGTGGAAGGTGCTGAAGATAGCGAGGAATTGGGAGCCACGGACCTTGATGAACATGGATTAGACGAAAACGATGTCGTGGTTGGCATTGCAGCCAGTGGACGGACGCCGTATGTGCTGGGTGCGATGAGACACGCCAAGAAGATCGGAGCTACGGTGATCAGCCTGAGTAACAACGCAGGTACGCCGATGACCCTTTTGGCTGATGTGAGCATCGAGGCTGTTGTCGGCCCAGAGGTTGTCATGGGTTCAACACGTATGAAAGCCGGTAGCGCCCAGAAAATGATTCTGAACATGCTTACGACTACCGCCATGATTCGTCTGGGAAAGGTTTATCGTAATTTCATGGTCGACCTGAACCCTTCGAATGAAAAGCTTGTCCATCGGGCCAAACGCATGATCCATCTGGCGACCGGAGCGAACGAAGCGGACATTGAACAGGCCTTTGCCGGAGCAGACGGTCATGTAAAAACGGCAATCGTCATGTTAATGGCAGGCGTGGACGCCGTGGAAGCTCAGCGAAGACTGGATCTGGCTGACGGATTTGTCCGCGCCGCCATTGTGGGGCCTTCCTGA
- a CDS encoding N-acetylglucosamine kinase encodes MRVYVGVDGGGTNTDAAIISESGEILARLSGGPTNPHSVPLEQALSELQRVLEQLFNLKSDLSTNCEGICLGMSGVDTVQERQLIADAVNNYMKSRNRQGPEGCPVWVVSEGEIALMATLGHTHGVLCISGTGSIVYGFTQEGERYRSGGWGHLLGDEGSGYRIGQRALQAAMQSYDGVLPPTRLTPLLLKKLKLRDISELKSLVYQSNWGKTETASIARLAIEAAESGDEAARALIIDEAAQLADTAKALIARHPEFASTQVVLSGSLFRYAELFRNTFIQKLSGYYGELDFVYREDAPAPVIGAAQLARRRCSLNESF; translated from the coding sequence TTGCGAGTATATGTTGGCGTAGATGGAGGCGGTACCAATACTGATGCAGCAATCATTTCTGAATCTGGCGAAATTCTCGCCCGGCTCAGCGGTGGTCCCACGAATCCTCACAGCGTACCACTGGAACAGGCCCTTTCCGAACTGCAACGAGTGCTGGAACAGCTGTTTAATCTAAAAAGTGATTTATCGACAAATTGTGAAGGTATATGCCTCGGAATGTCAGGTGTAGATACAGTTCAAGAGCGGCAACTTATAGCCGACGCAGTAAATAACTATATGAAGAGCCGCAATCGACAGGGACCAGAAGGCTGTCCAGTCTGGGTTGTATCCGAAGGAGAGATTGCCCTGATGGCCACTCTTGGACATACTCACGGTGTATTGTGCATCTCTGGAACAGGGTCCATCGTGTACGGATTTACGCAGGAAGGAGAGCGGTACCGTTCAGGAGGGTGGGGTCATCTGCTCGGAGATGAGGGGAGCGGCTATCGTATTGGACAGCGTGCACTTCAAGCGGCTATGCAGAGCTATGACGGTGTTCTTCCTCCCACCCGTTTAACCCCGCTTCTTCTAAAGAAACTTAAACTTCGGGATATATCGGAGCTAAAGTCGCTGGTGTATCAGTCGAATTGGGGCAAAACCGAGACCGCATCCATCGCCCGTCTGGCTATAGAAGCAGCTGAATCCGGGGATGAGGCTGCCCGGGCACTGATCATCGATGAAGCTGCACAACTGGCGGATACCGCCAAGGCGCTGATTGCCCGTCATCCCGAATTTGCATCTACTCAGGTTGTCCTGTCCGGATCATTGTTTCGATATGCTGAACTTTTCCGAAATACATTTATCCAGAAGTTATCGGGATATTATGGAGAGTTGGACTTTGTATATCGTGAAGATGCCCCTGCTCCAGTGATTGGTGCAGCACAACTGGCAAGAAGACGATGTTCCCTGAATGAATCATTTTAA
- a CDS encoding ABC transporter substrate-binding protein, with the protein MKKKGLVWAMLLMMVWVTACGNGGGAASDDPNAEDTVTVWTYPVHGTYEDELKDLIVDFNKEHPNITVKTEMLSWAEGPKKFDVALNAGNPPDLYFHSVDGTYVNTGLALELDSYLTPEIKGDYLPGTLELGQIQGKQYGLPLYQFQWAWGGNKRILEEAGIDWKSIQQNGWTWSEFNAAAAKLTKTLDGGGKQYALVTDGTSLDFIEMLSRNNGMIDVLDKAGTFQWNDGRILDTLSFIKNLMDQGYMPKETAALAPAKRTDMFYAGETAIISKAIPYYDVMIQNRNKDIDDGKVQGEKIDFVLLPVPHNDDQPAATTMGGEGYVAFKQKKDKGEQHAKNTFLVMEALSGAKAGNSANELALPFVRQSQVDLFKGKELGQPDNLAAAKVMAENIAMPVVLELDIDKASQQKQFKEQVVKPNIQALFSGEKTPEQIAEDFKNKGQQMFGQ; encoded by the coding sequence ATGAAAAAGAAGGGTCTGGTATGGGCAATGTTGTTGATGATGGTCTGGGTTACTGCCTGCGGGAATGGCGGGGGCGCTGCTTCAGATGATCCCAATGCGGAAGATACGGTGACCGTATGGACTTATCCAGTACATGGGACATATGAAGATGAACTGAAGGATCTGATCGTTGATTTCAATAAAGAACACCCGAACATTACCGTGAAGACGGAAATGCTCTCCTGGGCGGAAGGGCCCAAAAAATTCGATGTCGCTCTGAACGCGGGCAATCCGCCGGATCTTTACTTTCATAGTGTAGACGGCACGTATGTGAATACAGGATTGGCACTTGAGCTGGACAGCTACCTGACACCTGAGATCAAGGGTGACTATTTGCCAGGTACGCTTGAATTAGGTCAGATCCAAGGGAAACAGTACGGACTACCGTTGTATCAATTCCAATGGGCATGGGGTGGCAACAAACGCATTCTGGAGGAAGCGGGTATTGACTGGAAATCCATTCAGCAAAATGGCTGGACTTGGTCCGAATTCAACGCTGCCGCAGCAAAGCTGACCAAAACGCTGGATGGCGGGGGGAAACAATATGCACTGGTTACCGACGGAACCTCGCTTGATTTCATTGAAATGCTGTCCCGAAACAACGGCATGATTGACGTTCTCGACAAAGCTGGCACGTTCCAATGGAATGATGGACGCATTCTGGATACGCTCTCTTTTATCAAAAATCTGATGGATCAAGGGTATATGCCGAAGGAAACAGCAGCTCTTGCTCCGGCCAAACGGACGGATATGTTCTATGCGGGTGAAACGGCAATCATCTCCAAAGCGATTCCTTATTATGATGTGATGATTCAGAACCGCAACAAGGACATCGATGATGGCAAAGTACAGGGTGAGAAAATTGATTTTGTTCTGCTGCCTGTACCGCATAATGACGATCAACCTGCGGCAACAACGATGGGCGGCGAAGGGTACGTGGCCTTCAAACAGAAGAAGGATAAAGGCGAACAGCATGCCAAAAATACGTTCCTGGTTATGGAGGCACTCAGTGGTGCCAAAGCAGGTAACTCGGCCAACGAACTGGCGCTCCCATTCGTAAGACAATCCCAGGTGGATCTGTTTAAAGGAAAAGAACTTGGTCAACCGGATAATCTGGCTGCTGCAAAAGTAATGGCAGAGAATATCGCTATGCCGGTCGTACTGGAACTGGATATCGACAAAGCATCACAGCAAAAACAATTCAAGGAACAAGTTGTGAAGCCTAACATTCAGGCGCTGTTCTCGGGTGAGAAGACACCGGAGCAGATCGCAGAAGACTTCAAGAACAAAGGCCAGCAGATGTTTGGACAATAA
- a CDS encoding sugar ABC transporter permease: MQTALAPKPSVPRTSRVARFWRDYGWAYLFILAPVLLFLIFTLYPVLTALVMSFQKYNIMNSTWVGLDNYERLVKDETFWKSIKNTLIFTVGTVPVNILITFVLSYFIFQMKRKWQTFFKATLYLPAVASGVTISIVWLAIFDPTDSGLLNRFLGLFGLDPVIWLGQSGTALFSLILMNWLGSHGAGIILYLAAMGGIPKSLYEAADIDHASGWTQFSKITWPLLKPTTLYLLVTGVITSFQVFISVYLMTQGGPNFATTTIAYLIYETAFKFYEFGLASAQSFVLAIIIIVISVIQFKYFSSDIEY, from the coding sequence ATGCAGACCGCCCTTGCGCCAAAACCGTCTGTGCCCCGGACTTCCCGGGTTGCCCGGTTTTGGCGAGACTACGGGTGGGCGTATTTGTTTATTTTGGCGCCTGTCCTGCTGTTTCTCATTTTCACACTGTATCCCGTTCTGACGGCTCTCGTGATGAGCTTCCAGAAATACAACATTATGAATTCGACGTGGGTTGGATTGGATAACTACGAGCGTTTGGTGAAGGATGAGACGTTCTGGAAGTCGATTAAAAATACACTCATCTTTACTGTGGGTACGGTACCGGTCAATATTCTCATTACATTTGTACTGTCCTACTTCATCTTCCAGATGAAAAGAAAGTGGCAGACGTTCTTCAAAGCAACATTGTACCTGCCTGCGGTAGCATCCGGGGTAACCATCTCCATCGTATGGCTGGCGATCTTTGACCCGACGGATTCGGGACTGCTGAACCGCTTTCTCGGCCTGTTCGGCCTTGATCCGGTGATCTGGTTGGGCCAGTCGGGAACGGCACTCTTTTCACTTATTCTGATGAACTGGCTTGGATCGCACGGAGCGGGCATTATTCTGTATCTGGCAGCCATGGGTGGTATTCCGAAATCGCTGTATGAAGCGGCGGATATTGATCATGCCAGCGGCTGGACCCAGTTCAGCAAGATTACATGGCCGCTCCTCAAACCAACGACGCTATATCTGCTCGTGACAGGTGTGATCACGTCTTTCCAGGTGTTTATCTCGGTATATCTGATGACACAGGGTGGACCGAACTTTGCGACAACAACGATCGCTTATCTGATCTACGAAACGGCATTCAAGTTCTATGAGTTCGGCTTGGCTTCTGCACAGTCATTCGTATTGGCGATTATCATCATTGTCATCTCCGTCATTCAGTTCAAATACTTCTCCAGCGATATTGAGTATTAA
- a CDS encoding carbohydrate ABC transporter permease, protein MKSTQKKTLLVVASILLVAWALVTVIPMYWMLVGSVQDSAMSASFKPQMIPEQLSLSPYERFFAKTDAWRWLYNSLLISVILTVTNVFFASLAGYAFAKLKFPGSQAVFWTLLGTMMIPAQVTLIPLYILMVNVFDLGDTYTAIILPAAVSVGNIFLMKQFMSTLPTSLIHAARIDACSEFGIFWKVILPMAKPGIAVLAIFTFVASWNEFFWPFLITNSNEMRTVQVGLASFVFAESTDFGAMMAGATIGALPMIILFFSLQRYFLQGITIGAVKG, encoded by the coding sequence ATGAAATCAACTCAGAAAAAGACACTGCTTGTCGTTGCATCCATTCTGCTGGTGGCCTGGGCACTGGTGACGGTCATTCCGATGTACTGGATGTTGGTCGGTTCGGTGCAGGATAGTGCGATGTCAGCGTCCTTCAAACCGCAGATGATCCCGGAGCAGCTGTCGTTGTCACCATATGAGCGCTTTTTTGCCAAAACTGATGCCTGGCGCTGGCTGTACAACTCGCTGCTCATCTCGGTCATTCTCACCGTGACAAATGTGTTCTTCGCCTCCCTGGCGGGTTACGCGTTCGCCAAACTGAAATTTCCGGGAAGTCAGGCGGTATTCTGGACCTTGCTGGGCACGATGATGATTCCGGCACAGGTGACGCTGATTCCTTTGTACATTCTGATGGTCAACGTGTTTGACCTGGGAGATACGTATACGGCCATTATTTTGCCTGCTGCCGTCAGTGTGGGCAACATTTTCTTGATGAAACAGTTCATGTCAACACTTCCGACATCGCTGATCCATGCGGCACGTATTGATGCATGCAGCGAGTTCGGCATCTTCTGGAAAGTGATTCTGCCGATGGCGAAGCCAGGGATCGCGGTGCTGGCGATTTTCACGTTTGTAGCTTCGTGGAATGAATTTTTCTGGCCGTTCCTGATCACTAATTCCAACGAGATGCGCACCGTTCAGGTGGGGCTGGCTTCGTTCGTATTTGCTGAATCAACGGACTTCGGTGCAATGATGGCAGGGGCAACAATTGGTGCACTGCCGATGATCATTCTGTTTTTCTCACTGCAACGTTATTTCCTACAGGGTATTACGATCGGTGCAGTTAAAGGTTAA
- a CDS encoding ABC transporter ATP-binding protein has product MARVEFRQVRKEFKDDHKGTFTAVAGSDFVIEDKEFVVFVGPSGCGKTTSLRMIAGLEKQTSGDIVIGERVVNDLHPKDRDIAMVFQDYALYPHMTIRENLSFGLKNLKKPKSYIDEQVQNAASILGLEAMLERKPRELSGGQRQRVAVGRAIVRDPQVFLFDEPLSNLDAKLRVQMRVELGELHKRLGATIVYVTHDQVEAMTLGERIVVMNHGDIQQVASPKELYASPRNMFVAGFIGSPAMNFIDARIEGTQVVVEGASFTLPEDVLARLQSHQGKPVIMGLRPEHIFGDDVAPNIPTDHMLKARVQVVEHLGSENLVYFHSGARTVTAKVHPETHAYVGMDKNFVLDLRKAHFFDPETELAIGRE; this is encoded by the coding sequence ATGGCACGCGTGGAGTTTCGCCAAGTGCGCAAAGAATTCAAAGACGATCATAAAGGAACGTTCACGGCTGTGGCCGGCTCGGACTTTGTTATAGAAGATAAGGAATTCGTGGTTTTTGTGGGTCCTTCGGGCTGTGGCAAGACGACGTCTCTGCGGATGATTGCGGGATTGGAAAAACAGACGAGCGGCGACATTGTCATCGGGGAACGGGTCGTGAACGATCTGCATCCGAAGGATCGCGATATCGCGATGGTATTTCAGGATTATGCACTTTATCCGCACATGACCATCCGTGAAAATCTATCCTTTGGCCTGAAAAATCTTAAGAAGCCAAAGTCCTATATTGATGAACAGGTGCAGAATGCTGCTTCCATTCTGGGACTGGAGGCGATGCTGGAGCGCAAACCGCGCGAGCTGTCCGGTGGTCAGCGCCAACGTGTGGCGGTAGGGCGTGCGATTGTCCGTGATCCACAGGTGTTTCTGTTCGATGAGCCGCTTTCCAATCTGGATGCGAAGCTGCGGGTACAGATGCGGGTGGAATTGGGCGAGCTGCATAAGCGGCTCGGTGCCACAATTGTATATGTCACGCATGATCAGGTAGAGGCCATGACACTTGGGGAGCGAATCGTGGTCATGAATCATGGAGATATACAGCAGGTGGCTTCACCGAAAGAATTATATGCGAGTCCGCGTAATATGTTTGTTGCCGGTTTTATCGGTTCCCCGGCGATGAACTTCATTGATGCCCGGATTGAAGGCACGCAGGTTGTCGTGGAAGGTGCATCATTTACCTTGCCAGAGGATGTACTCGCTCGTCTTCAGAGCCATCAGGGCAAGCCGGTGATTATGGGGCTGCGTCCAGAGCATATTTTTGGTGACGACGTCGCTCCGAATATTCCGACAGACCATATGCTGAAGGCGCGGGTCCAGGTAGTGGAGCACCTGGGTTCCGAGAATCTGGTGTATTTCCATTCGGGTGCCCGTACCGTCACTGCCAAGGTTCACCCGGAAACACATGCTTATGTAGGCATGGACAAAAATTTTGTATTGGACCTGCGTAAGGCGCACTTTTTTGACCCGGAGACGGAACTGGCGATTGGACGGGAATAA
- a CDS encoding exo-beta-N-acetylmuramidase NamZ family protein → MGVKTGVDLLSGGFSHPWLTDTRIGLMTNPTGITADFVSTVDICAGLANAKLTALYACEHGLDGELQAGVRFGHTVHPRLGIPVLSLYGEHKKPTPAMLAEVDTVLFDIQDVGVRYYTYASTLFHMMEACAEAGKRLLVLDRPNPLGGDAVEGGLLSAGYESLVGAWRIPVRTGLTVGELAMLVNSEMDVPCELDVITMEGWQRSMEFTNCELPWMLPSPNMPTLDSVRVYAGTCLFEGTNVSEGRGTTRPFEWIGAPWIEGERLAERFREHKLEGVHVHPVYMSPTFSKHAGELCGGVRIFVTDSRAFRAVDTGLVLLHELASLYPEQFRWLEPPQSGSRYFIDLLTGGRKVRDVIHDREELVRLMEDWNAEAEEWKERRKPFLLYP, encoded by the coding sequence ATGGGTGTAAAAACTGGAGTGGATCTTCTGTCGGGAGGATTTTCCCACCCATGGTTAACGGATACGCGTATTGGGCTGATGACAAACCCTACGGGTATTACGGCCGATTTTGTCTCTACGGTGGATATTTGTGCCGGGTTGGCAAATGCCAAACTTACAGCGCTATATGCGTGTGAGCACGGATTGGATGGTGAACTTCAAGCAGGTGTTCGATTCGGGCATACGGTGCACCCACGTCTGGGCATACCTGTGCTCAGCCTTTATGGGGAACACAAGAAGCCTACTCCTGCGATGCTGGCTGAGGTGGATACGGTGCTGTTTGACATCCAGGATGTGGGCGTCCGTTATTACACGTATGCATCAACCTTGTTCCATATGATGGAGGCCTGTGCCGAAGCAGGCAAACGCCTGCTGGTGCTGGACCGTCCCAATCCGCTCGGTGGGGATGCGGTAGAGGGAGGCCTGCTGAGCGCAGGGTATGAATCACTCGTTGGCGCTTGGCGTATTCCTGTCCGCACCGGACTGACGGTGGGTGAACTGGCTATGTTGGTGAACAGTGAGATGGACGTACCCTGTGAGTTGGATGTAATTACAATGGAAGGATGGCAGCGCTCCATGGAGTTTACGAATTGTGAGCTTCCCTGGATGCTGCCCTCTCCCAATATGCCCACGCTGGACAGTGTACGGGTGTATGCGGGTACTTGCCTGTTCGAAGGCACCAATGTATCGGAGGGCAGGGGCACCACCCGCCCATTTGAGTGGATTGGGGCACCCTGGATTGAGGGTGAACGACTGGCGGAACGCTTTCGGGAACACAAACTGGAGGGTGTACATGTGCATCCGGTGTACATGTCGCCAACCTTCTCCAAACATGCAGGTGAGCTGTGCGGAGGTGTGAGGATTTTCGTGACGGACAGCAGGGCATTCCGGGCGGTAGATACAGGTCTGGTGCTTTTGCATGAACTGGCGTCGCTCTATCCGGAGCAATTTCGCTGGTTGGAGCCGCCACAGTCGGGTTCCCGTTATTTCATTGATCTGTTGACCGGGGGCAGGAAAGTCAGGGATGTCATTCATGACCGTGAAGAATTAGTACGCTTGATGGAAGATTGGAATGCAGAGGCAGAGGAGTGGAAGGAACGGCGGAAGCCGTTTTTGCTATACCCATAA